A genome region from Erigeron canadensis isolate Cc75 chromosome 3, C_canadensis_v1, whole genome shotgun sequence includes the following:
- the LOC122591103 gene encoding probable serine/threonine-protein kinase kinX: MITQIATGLGVIAGAAILKSVVVTGPGSDSDLDPSSSCNGTASVTTDHHPAVNEEVKEEINGDNVKAVDTKPIEEVKTEDLPTVTEAIVEEKKSEPVTTEEVTKVEETETPTTEVIVADKEIELPAEEKKTEPVCIEEEIPKTEEMALDNETKAPAIEVEEKKIENVVVDEEKPKSEVTEEAKIEEKATIEVPDAEKTEVKEEVKVEEPKAEIAAEEVNKTETKDVEPIVTKESIPEATAEFAEKKEEKEEVTETASTIATIAEKNLDENVVVKEAVPEKKEDEQNEETKVEEKKEDEPKVECFKETAEPVVIETKDKEVDPIKIEEPVSDVKKDEETTECVSKDVNTISTTEEAVKDEKQDAKEEPEKPALEPVKTDAKEETKSTENTPKEEEKTTPKQSLMGKVKKSFIKAKKAIIGKNNTTPNANTNANTKTTETKEEEKA; this comes from the exons CTAGTGTAACAACTGATCATCATCCAGCCGTTAACGAG GAAGTGAAGGAGGAGATCAATGGGGATAATGTGAAAGCAGTTGATACAAAACCTATCGAGGAAGTGAAGACTGAAGACTTGCCAACCGTAACTGAAGCAATAGTAGAGGAAAAGAAATCAGAACCCGTTACAACTGAAGAGGTAACGAAAGTTGAAGAAACAGAAACTCCAACGACTGAAGTGATAGTTGCTGATAAAGAGATTGAGTTGCCTgcagaagaaaagaaaacagaACCTGTTTGTATTGAAGAAGAAATCCCAAAAACTGAAGAAATGGCTCTTGATAATGAAACCAAAGCCCCTGCTATTGAAGTCGAGGAAAAGAAGATTGAGAACGTTGTCGTTGATGAAGAAAAGCCAAAATCCGAGGTCACAGAAGAGGCTAAGATTGAAGAAAAGGCGACAATTGAGGTTCCTGATGCAGAGAAaactgaagtcaaagaagagGTGAAAGTTGAAGAACCAAAGGCTGAAATTGCAGCAGAAGAGGTGAACAAAACCGAGACTAAAGATGTTGAACCAATAGTTACTAAAGAAAGTATTCCAGAAGCAACAGCTGAATTtgctgaaaagaaagaagagaaagaagaagTTACGGAAACAGCTTCTACGATTGCTACAATTGCTGAAAAGAACTTAGATGAAAATGTGGTTGTGAAAGAAGCGGTtcctgaaaagaaagaagatgaaCAAAATGAAGAGACTAAagttgaagaaaagaaagaggatGAACCGAAAGTTGAATGTTTTAAAGAAACCGCAGAACCTGTTGTTATTGAAACAAAAGATAAAGAAGTTGACCCGATAAAGATTGAGGAGCCCGTAAGTGATGTTAAAAAAGATGAGGAAACAACAGAATGTGTGTCAAAGGATGTGAATACCATTTCGACAACTGAAGAAGCTGTTAAAGATGAAAAACAAGACGCAAAGGAAGAACCCGAAAAGCCTGCATTGGAACCTGTCAAAACTGACgcaaaagaagaaacaaaatcaACCGAAAATACTcctaaagaagaagaaaaaaccaCTCCAAAGCAAAGCCTTATGGGTAAAGTGAAAAAGTCGTTTATAAAAGCAAAGAAAGCGATCATCGGTAAAAACAATACCACCCCCAACGCCAACACCAACGCCAACACCAAGACAACTGAAACTAAAGAAGAGGAGAAGGCTTGA